From one Catellatospora sp. IY07-71 genomic stretch:
- a CDS encoding class I SAM-dependent methyltransferase, which yields MPGLIRDGNLYTGAPTGWTHAEARRLRRMDELLAAVTTADLTPVLAAVRASEQPVRLLDVGAGTGTTVEDLCTTHGVAYYVLDASGPLLAARATDPARKVRGRAEHLPLAGGSFALTFSRAVLAWCGDPRAAIREQLRVTAPGGTALFTEFDWTRAGLTARSQALADGMAARAAMMGALIQGGFAPRYGARLGADVDAVTAGTGCVREQRVVELPAGDHRAVFLDAARTVIAHLRGLKAAPAATAAMFLESYAAAVDDPANVIELRLPALVTQLVSVPA from the coding sequence GTGCCCGGCCTGATCCGCGACGGCAACCTCTACACCGGCGCGCCCACCGGCTGGACCCACGCCGAGGCCCGCCGCCTGCGGCGCATGGACGAGCTACTCGCCGCGGTGACGACCGCCGACCTGACCCCGGTCCTGGCCGCCGTCCGCGCCAGCGAGCAGCCGGTGCGGCTGCTGGACGTCGGCGCCGGCACGGGCACCACCGTCGAGGACCTGTGCACCACGCACGGCGTCGCCTATTACGTCCTCGACGCCAGCGGTCCGCTGCTGGCCGCCCGCGCCACCGACCCGGCTCGTAAGGTGCGCGGCCGGGCCGAGCACCTGCCCCTGGCAGGCGGCTCGTTCGCCCTCACCTTCAGCCGGGCGGTGCTGGCCTGGTGCGGTGACCCGCGCGCAGCGATCCGCGAGCAGCTCCGCGTGACCGCGCCGGGCGGGACGGCGCTGTTCACCGAGTTCGACTGGACGCGGGCGGGCCTGACGGCGCGCTCGCAGGCGCTGGCCGACGGCATGGCCGCCCGGGCCGCGATGATGGGCGCGCTGATCCAGGGAGGCTTCGCGCCACGGTACGGCGCCCGCCTCGGTGCCGACGTCGACGCCGTCACCGCCGGAACGGGCTGCGTCCGGGAGCAGCGGGTGGTGGAGCTGCCCGCAGGCGATCACCGGGCGGTGTTCCTCGACGCCGCCCGCACCGTCATCGCGCACCTGCGCGGCCTGAAGGCGGCACCGGCGGCCACCGCCGCCATGTTCCTGGAGAGCTACGCCGCTGCGGTCGACGACCCGGCGAACGTCATCGAACTCAGGCTGCCCGCGCTGGTGACCCAGCTCGTAAGCGTGCCGGCCTGA